A region from the Clostridium beijerinckii genome encodes:
- a CDS encoding HD family phosphohydrolase codes for MGEKTKVVNLNQLEEGMKVANNVEQNGTILLKKDILISKQIIKKMQMLFFIGTIEVYDRNIEEKQVSIEFKKKEQLNKVEEEFKELSLNLEKTFKQLVNENGIAINEIREFAQKIQNELVLKNIVIKNIVLYGSGSDVIYRHGVNVAALSSLLGSWIGLEKSKLNLLVYSAILHDFGKTKIEHNELLEKKSLLTQNEFSLIKKHPTLGYKIVKEIAFLDKAVSYGVLMHHERLDGSGYPLGLKGESIHPFAKIIAIADVFDAINSERGYRRKKLPFEALQIVKNESLGKLDYEYVKIFLEHIVSYYTGEEVLLNTNEKCKIIQMNLNNLEKPLILKDGEFIDLEKEKDLYIKEMLL; via the coding sequence ATGGGAGAAAAAACTAAAGTAGTAAATTTAAATCAATTAGAAGAGGGCATGAAAGTAGCTAATAACGTAGAACAAAATGGTACAATACTATTAAAAAAAGATATTTTAATAAGTAAGCAAATAATAAAAAAGATGCAAATGTTATTTTTTATAGGAACTATAGAAGTATATGATAGAAACATAGAAGAAAAACAAGTCAGTATAGAATTTAAGAAAAAAGAGCAGCTTAATAAAGTTGAAGAAGAATTTAAGGAACTGTCATTAAACTTGGAGAAAACCTTTAAACAACTAGTAAATGAAAATGGTATAGCTATCAATGAAATTAGAGAGTTTGCACAAAAAATTCAAAATGAACTTGTTCTAAAGAATATAGTTATAAAAAATATAGTTTTATATGGTAGCGGTTCAGATGTTATATATAGACATGGAGTAAATGTTGCAGCATTAAGTTCTCTTTTAGGAAGTTGGATTGGACTTGAAAAGTCAAAGTTGAATTTGCTTGTATATTCAGCAATTCTTCATGATTTTGGGAAAACAAAAATAGAACATAACGAATTACTTGAAAAAAAGTCACTTTTAACTCAAAATGAATTTAGTTTAATAAAAAAACACCCTACATTAGGATATAAAATTGTTAAAGAAATTGCATTTTTAGATAAAGCTGTTAGTTATGGAGTACTAATGCATCACGAAAGATTAGATGGATCGGGATACCCATTAGGATTAAAAGGAGAATCAATACATCCATTTGCTAAAATAATTGCTATAGCAGATGTATTTGATGCAATTAATTCAGAACGAGGATATAGAAGGAAAAAATTACCGTTCGAAGCGTTACAAATAGTCAAAAATGAAAGCTTAGGAAAATTAGATTATGAGTATGTAAAAATATTTTTAGAGCATATAGTAAGTTATTATACAGGAGAAGAGGTTTTACTAAATACAAATGAGAAGTGTAAGATAATACAAATGAATTTGAATAATTTGGAAAAACCACTAATATTAAAAGATGGAGAATTTATTGATTTGGAAAAAGAAAAAGATTTATATATTAAAGAAATGTTATTGTAA
- a CDS encoding ArsC family transcriptional regulator codes for MNIQIFGTKKCFDTKKAERFFKERKVEFQFIDLNEKPMSKGELNSILRSVSINDLINNKCKDYTKLNFNNIRSAEIKAELLLKNQKVMNTPIVRNGKEATVGYKLEVWNKWIENN; via the coding sequence ATGAATATACAAATATTTGGAACCAAAAAATGTTTTGATACTAAAAAGGCAGAACGTTTTTTTAAGGAAAGAAAGGTAGAGTTTCAGTTTATTGATTTAAATGAGAAGCCAATGAGTAAAGGTGAACTTAATAGTATACTACGCTCAGTAAGTATTAATGATTTAATAAATAATAAATGTAAGGATTACACAAAATTAAATTTTAATAACATTAGAAGTGCTGAGATAAAAGCTGAACTATTATTAAAAAATCAAAAGGTTATGAATACTCCCATAGTAAGAAATGGAAAGGAAGCAACAGTTGGATATAAATTAGAAGTATGGAATAAATGGATAGAAAATAATTAA
- the deoD gene encoding purine-nucleoside phosphorylase has translation MSIHINAPEGAIAESVLLPGDPLRAKFIAETFLEDAVCYNEVRGMYGFTGTYKGKKISVQGTGMGIPSISIYTNELIQSYGVKNLIRVGTCGGYSEKVKVRDLIIAMSASTDSNLNLVRFQGRTFAPTASFELLKPAYDIAVQKGFDPKVGSIYSSDVFYGDDNEDWKKWAKFGCLGVEMEAAALYTIAAKFGVNALALLTVSDHFVTGEVTSAEERQTTFTNMMEVALDTIVTL, from the coding sequence ATGAGTATTCATATTAATGCACCAGAAGGTGCTATTGCAGAAAGCGTATTATTACCAGGAGATCCTTTAAGAGCTAAATTCATTGCAGAAACTTTTTTAGAAGATGCGGTTTGCTACAATGAAGTTAGAGGAATGTATGGATTTACAGGAACATATAAAGGTAAGAAAATTTCAGTTCAAGGAACAGGAATGGGAATACCATCAATATCAATATATACTAATGAACTAATTCAAAGCTATGGAGTTAAAAATCTTATAAGAGTTGGAACTTGTGGTGGATATAGCGAAAAAGTTAAAGTTAGAGATCTTATAATAGCAATGTCAGCTTCAACAGACTCAAATCTTAACCTAGTAAGATTTCAAGGAAGAACATTTGCACCAACAGCAAGTTTTGAATTATTAAAGCCTGCATATGATATAGCAGTTCAAAAAGGTTTTGATCCAAAAGTAGGAAGCATATATAGCTCAGACGTATTTTACGGTGATGATAATGAGGATTGGAAGAAATGGGCTAAATTTGGATGCCTCGGAGTAGAAATGGAAGCAGCTGCATTATATACAATTGCAGCTAAATTTGGAGTTAATGCTTTAGCATTACTTACAGTAAGTGATCACTTTGTAACAGGAGAAGTTACAAGTGCAGAAGAAAGACAAACAACATTCACTAATATGATGGAAGTTGCACTTGATACAATAGTTACTTTATAA
- a CDS encoding cytidine deaminase translates to MDYKELIKVALDYRNRAYVPYSDFKVGTGVLFESGKIYGGCNIENASFGATNCAERTGIFKGISEGETKIKAIAVVGSLEEYTFPCGICRQVIAEFGDEDVKVIIAKSEDDYIVKDMKDVLPGAFTKSDLGK, encoded by the coding sequence ATGGATTATAAAGAACTTATAAAAGTAGCTTTAGACTATAGAAATAGAGCATATGTACCATATTCTGATTTTAAAGTAGGTACAGGAGTACTTTTTGAAAGCGGAAAAATATATGGTGGATGTAATATAGAAAATGCATCTTTTGGAGCTACAAATTGTGCTGAAAGAACTGGAATATTTAAAGGAATATCAGAAGGCGAAACAAAAATAAAAGCTATAGCTGTAGTTGGAAGTCTTGAAGAATATACCTTTCCTTGTGGAATTTGTCGTCAAGTAATTGCAGAATTCGGTGACGAAGATGTGAAAGTTATAATAGCTAAAAGTGAAGATGATTATATAGTAAAAGACATGAAAGATGTTCTACCAGGAGCATTTACAAAATCAGATTTAGGAAAATAA
- a CDS encoding phosphopentomutase has translation MIDRIIWIVLDSVGMGEMPDAEKFGDVGANTIGNISKAVGGLNLPNMVKLGLGNIESIKGVDKCEAPIGCYARFREASNGKDTTTGHWEMGGVVSKVAFPTYPNGFPSSVIEEFEKLTGRKVIGNKPASGTAILDELGEEQMKDGSVIVYTSADSVFQIAAHEEIIPLDELYKMCQIAREMLDGEHAVARVIARPFVGEPGNFTRTPNRRDFSLIPPYDTVLNKIKNKGLDVIGVGKIEDIFCGQGITEAVHTKDNMDGVNKTLEYMKEDNKGLIFTNLVDFDMKWGHRNDFKAYAKGLEEFDVRLKEIIDEMKDTDVLFITADHGCDPTMPGTDHSREHVPFLAYGKKIKQNVDLGTRNSFADMGQTIAEILDVEKIQNGESFLKAIL, from the coding sequence ATGATAGATAGAATTATATGGATAGTTTTAGATAGTGTTGGAATGGGTGAAATGCCAGACGCTGAAAAATTTGGAGATGTTGGTGCAAATACAATAGGAAATATTTCTAAGGCAGTAGGCGGATTAAATTTGCCTAACATGGTTAAACTAGGGCTTGGAAATATTGAAAGTATAAAAGGTGTAGATAAATGTGAAGCACCAATTGGATGTTATGCTAGATTTAGAGAAGCATCTAATGGTAAGGATACAACAACTGGTCATTGGGAAATGGGTGGAGTTGTTTCTAAAGTAGCATTTCCAACTTATCCAAATGGATTTCCAAGTAGCGTTATAGAAGAGTTTGAAAAATTAACTGGGAGAAAAGTTATAGGTAATAAACCAGCTTCGGGTACAGCTATTTTAGATGAGCTTGGGGAAGAACAAATGAAAGATGGTAGCGTTATTGTTTATACTTCAGCAGATAGTGTATTTCAAATAGCAGCTCATGAAGAAATAATTCCTTTAGATGAACTATATAAAATGTGCCAAATAGCAAGAGAAATGCTAGATGGAGAACATGCTGTTGCAAGAGTAATAGCAAGACCTTTTGTTGGAGAACCAGGAAATTTCACTAGAACACCAAATAGAAGAGATTTCTCATTAATACCACCATATGATACTGTTTTAAATAAAATAAAGAATAAGGGATTAGATGTAATTGGAGTCGGAAAGATAGAAGATATTTTCTGTGGGCAAGGAATTACAGAAGCAGTTCATACTAAAGATAATATGGATGGAGTAAACAAAACTTTAGAGTACATGAAAGAAGACAATAAAGGATTAATATTCACTAATCTGGTTGACTTTGATATGAAGTGGGGACATCGTAATGATTTTAAAGCTTATGCAAAGGGATTGGAAGAATTTGATGTAAGACTTAAAGAAATTATAGATGAAATGAAAGACACCGATGTTTTATTTATAACAGCAGATCATGGCTGCGATCCTACAATGCCTGGAACAGATCATAGTAGAGAACATGTACCATTTCTAGCATATGGAAAAAAAATAAAGCAAAATGTTGATTTAGGAACTAGAAATTCATTTGCAGATATGGGGCAAACAATAGCAGAAATATTAGATGTAGAGAAGATACAAAATGGAGAAAGCTTCTTAAAGGCAATATTATAA
- the deoA gene encoding pyrimidine-nucleoside phosphorylase (Catalyzes the reversible phosphorolysis of thymidine, deoxyuridine and their analogues to their respective bases and 2-deoxyribose 1-phosphate), with the protein MKMVDIINKKRAGMELTTEEINFFIESYTNGNIPDYQVSALLMAICFQKMNMRETSDLTMAMVNSGDILDLSNIDGIKVDKHSTGGVGDTTTLVLTPMVAALGIPVAKMSGRGLGHTGGTIDKLESFEGFSVEISEDQFINNVNNNKIAIMGQTADLAPADKKLYALRDVTATVENISLISSSIMSKKIAAGADAIVLDVKIGDGAFMKSFEDAKELAEAMVSIGRNVHRNTIAVISDMDQPLGFAVGNALEVKEAIDTLNGVGPKDLLELCLTLGSNMVVLAKKAETVEEARQMLLKVIEDKSALKKLKEFVSSQGGNQNQVDNTELLPKANYIVEVKSAVEGYVSKIDSQHIGLIAMELGAGRATKEDKIDLAVGIVLNKKRGDKVSKDETLAYIHANNEGKIEKATKDIIKSYHITRENREAVPLIYGIID; encoded by the coding sequence ATGAAAATGGTTGATATTATAAATAAAAAGAGAGCTGGAATGGAACTTACTACAGAAGAAATAAATTTTTTTATTGAAAGTTATACAAATGGTAATATCCCAGATTATCAAGTATCGGCACTACTCATGGCAATTTGTTTTCAAAAAATGAATATGAGAGAAACGTCAGATCTTACTATGGCAATGGTGAATTCAGGTGATATTCTCGATTTATCCAATATAGATGGAATAAAAGTTGATAAACATAGTACAGGAGGAGTCGGAGATACAACAACTCTTGTACTTACACCAATGGTTGCAGCACTTGGAATTCCAGTTGCAAAAATGTCGGGCAGGGGGCTTGGACATACGGGCGGAACAATAGATAAACTAGAATCTTTTGAAGGTTTTTCAGTTGAAATAAGTGAAGACCAATTTATAAATAACGTAAATAATAATAAGATAGCTATAATGGGTCAAACTGCAGATTTAGCACCAGCAGATAAGAAATTATATGCATTAAGAGATGTTACAGCTACAGTTGAAAACATATCACTTATATCATCAAGTATAATGAGTAAAAAAATTGCAGCAGGAGCAGATGCAATTGTATTAGATGTAAAAATTGGTGATGGCGCTTTTATGAAATCTTTTGAAGATGCAAAAGAACTTGCAGAAGCTATGGTTAGTATTGGTAGAAACGTTCATAGAAATACAATTGCTGTAATATCTGATATGGATCAACCTTTAGGATTTGCCGTTGGAAATGCATTAGAAGTCAAAGAAGCAATTGATACGTTAAATGGTGTTGGACCTAAAGATTTATTAGAATTATGTTTAACTCTTGGTAGCAACATGGTAGTACTTGCAAAAAAAGCTGAAACTGTTGAAGAAGCTAGACAAATGTTACTTAAAGTTATAGAAGATAAATCAGCATTAAAAAAGTTAAAGGAATTCGTTTCATCTCAAGGTGGAAATCAAAATCAAGTTGATAATACGGAACTTTTACCAAAAGCCAACTATATTGTAGAAGTTAAAAGTGCAGTAGAGGGTTATGTTTCAAAAATAGATTCACAACATATAGGTCTTATAGCAATGGAACTTGGAGCAGGTAGAGCTACCAAAGAAGATAAGATAGATTTAGCTGTTGGAATAGTTTTAAACAAAAAAAGAGGAGATAAAGTATCTAAAGATGAAACTTTAGCTTATATACATGCAAATAATGAAGGCAAAATAGAAAAGGCAACTAAGGATATAATTAAAAGTTATCACATAACGAGGGAAAATAGGGAAGCGGTTCCATTAATTTATGGGATAATTGACTAA
- the deoC gene encoding deoxyribose-phosphate aldolase, which translates to MDIARYIDHTILKAEATTEDVKKLCREAKEYNFASVCVNACHAKLVSTELEGSEVKTCVVVGFPLGAMTKEAKAFETTQAIENGSNEIDMVINVGALKEKNYDLFKEDIEAVVNAAKGKAIVKVIIETCLLTDEEKVKACEIAKEAKADFVKTSTGFSTGGATKEDIALMRKTVGESLGVKASGGIRDYKTSIDMINAGASRIGASAGIAIVSESK; encoded by the coding sequence ATGGATATAGCAAGATATATAGATCATACAATATTAAAAGCAGAGGCAACAACAGAAGATGTAAAAAAACTTTGCAGAGAAGCAAAAGAATATAACTTTGCATCTGTTTGTGTAAATGCCTGTCATGCGAAATTAGTTAGTACTGAACTTGAAGGCAGTGAAGTTAAAACATGTGTAGTTGTTGGATTCCCACTAGGAGCAATGACTAAAGAGGCAAAAGCTTTTGAAACAACACAAGCTATTGAAAATGGTTCAAATGAAATAGATATGGTTATAAATGTAGGAGCTTTAAAAGAAAAGAATTATGATCTTTTTAAAGAAGATATAGAAGCCGTTGTAAATGCCGCTAAAGGAAAAGCAATAGTTAAGGTAATAATTGAAACATGTTTATTAACTGACGAAGAAAAAGTTAAAGCATGTGAAATAGCTAAAGAAGCTAAGGCTGATTTTGTTAAAACATCAACAGGATTCTCTACTGGAGGAGCAACAAAAGAAGATATTGCACTTATGAGAAAAACTGTAGGGGAAAGTTTAGGTGTCAAGGCATCAGGCGGAATTAGAGATTATAAGACTTCTATTGATATGATAAATGCAGGAGCAAGCAGAATAGGTGCTAGTGCAGGTATTGCTATTGTTAGTGAAAGTAAATAA